One Stigmatopora nigra isolate UIUO_SnigA chromosome 1, RoL_Snig_1.1, whole genome shotgun sequence DNA segment encodes these proteins:
- the ncoa6 gene encoding nuclear receptor coactivator 6 isoform X1: protein MAHQGLPLQLSQRAEDLENCSDSDWDSGVGDDAESCHGSPETQEDNHKDATEDTSGAGAHFTVFVAFQGSMEDEDFTHKLDNVLCGIPDMLNMETKTLQPQNVEPWNSVRVTFNIPRDAAERLRLLAQNNQQQLRDLGILSVQIEGEGAINVAVGPNRGQEVRVNGPIGAPGQMRMDVGYPGQPGPGVRMANPSMVPSGSAMAGQALMPGNSGQMHPRVARPSSQTDVMDPMMAGLSVQQQQQLQHQQAGPHGPIPPQAAHHLQALQAGRPINPVALQQLQHHHQQQHAQQQAHLSQLGPRPPFNPPGQMAMPAGWTPSGVLQTPAVQGGHAWRKPPPQGQMVQRPPSLATVQTPSHPPPPYPFGSQQAGQVFNAMGQGQLQQQQTGMGQFAAPQPKGPQVGPSGVVGQPRPPPPIPQTTGPQGNLTAKSPGSSSSPFQQGSPGTPPVMAQRPTTPQGFPQGVGSPGRAALTQQGNIQQGFMGMPQHGQSGTQVHPGMPKRTMGFPTPNFPQGQVGTTTPGVPGGVSSQQLQTGQTMTHTGVQQSSSTPNSIHAQPNVLGVQSGMPSQSPSTATGPSMPHQQQQQQQQQPSLQTPMMGLQHQAQPVSSSPSQMVQGQGGGQTVLSRPLSQGQRGGMTPPKQMMPQQGQGVIHGQGQMVGGQGHQAMLLQQQQQQQQQQQQQQQNSMMEQMVVNQLQGNKQPFGGKIPPGIMPGQMMRGPSPNVPGNMAQFQGQVGPQQMTPQQQQQMAHLQQQQQLQQQLQQQQQLQQQQQQQQHHQQMNQQQPQQVPLAGNPNQNMGMHGQQLRLPAGHPLIQQQLQQQQLQQQQKQQQQVMLQQQQQQQQQQQQQQQQQQTVQPHPHQLGDSNSGTGDLGVQQMVPEMQVQHAQGIMGGPQHMQMGNGHFAGHGMNFNSQFQTQVPMGGPCAQAGGFPVSKDVTLTSPLLVNLLQSDISASQFGPGGKQAGGGNQVKPKKKKPPRKKKPKDGEGPQQVEGPGGLDGTGTMEDSELQNFGGEQGLGLDNPGPKLADFTNRPAVFSGQPGDQRILQQVPMQFMQQQQQQQVQQQVQQQQQQQQQQQQQQQQIQHMQQQQQIQQQQQLQQQLQQQQMQQQHMQQQMQQLQMQSLQNPQVQQGMTGPQTPGQGQSQVPHQIQQQQGQQQHLQHQQQQQMLMMLKMQQEQKNRMAVTPGGQVPPRVVGNQPEAQRLPVSQQGNMPVMISLQGHASLAHPPDKTRGMPLIINPQLASAARRMSLPDSGQGPQGSGSDETASGIHPKQDRPSGAEMSMQPGNGTQQMMANQSSTTHLMKQGPGPSSVAQHTGASPQQQLPTQPQQGGPMPGIHFPNVPTTSQSSRPKTPNRASPRPYHHPLTPTNRPPSTEPSEINLSPERLNASIAGLFPPKINIPLPPRQANLNRGFDQQGLNPTTLKAIGQAPPNLTLPGNNNNGNGGSNASNSQQPFTTGPGGGGNKLDKQSGGQNKRVSPSNSRRSSPASSRKSTTPSPGRQKGTKLTITNPSQPQQIVSAQGQTMMLSPTAVASNPVPLGPQTGGSAETQQPQIPFPASQGNAEGNREGQVMMAAEQHQTAQPQTHAQALRELPTPRNTSPRLPAPPQPKPDLDLQTTTVDRQPTQKAAPHNSGGPVAVRAPPTSLNQLLDVRNKPLRPVHGNIVKDVMGKESPKSTIDQERQHHLNAQSTDVPAPVATPTTHTEAEAKPKPTVSTSISSQSTHLNMTFNTTPNNSQTPLTSPTISSSPSVTHALCSAFTTAVVQSASPSQVTSTQGSHPLVVSSSTNNTTCSMSQANVTLKPGMAPKPITSVHSVIQIPASSSSISPNQITVFVTPNPVTTGPTSQVPASMVSTMVNVPNKNIRTQDTRHQTPVTRPPQFITTTPVFINPIFQVPNTTVSPNTTVVSQSVTVMGPIQVSTKNIQLSTSPSPTQSSGVNISTSQLARSTVGLPQTVTSVSCSKPVGVNSAPQQINQGPVKIETKVDAKNSSPPVIQPSPSTPSTTSSFHPSIAPPTCSSPSSMNTLVTAPMSPAPTVPTAQLKSKLIQVTVACSTATDTQIPAQTSSASVPTGVVTPSASSGVPSEVVVAQSTEANPNPTTPAASSLVTAPSQIATSNQAPLLPTASLSSFTQAATSHNPISGEVITTTAVSSTALLSTVNPVQNPVASVVPIVATPSPIQESISTNVSVANTSRVTLSQTGPVSFEPAVTKAVDPAENIGTMSEFVQQDASQEPAAGEKMTDEVLISPDQGWAKKRKTPINLVPRVAVEKPKGPSRRSSRADKEVEEEPAAESSVRKRSARPGTTTAAVKETGASPTQAKRRKSK from the exons ATGGCTCATCAAGGCCTTCCACTTCAGCTGTCTCAGCGGGCAGAGGACCTGGAGAATTGCAGTGACTCCGACTGGGACTCTGGTGTTGGTGATGACGCCGAGAGTTGCCATGGAAGCCCCGAGACTCAAGAGGACAACCATAAAGATGCCACAGAAGACACCAGTGGTGCAGGAGCGCACTTTACTGTATTTGTCGCCTTTCAAGGgagtatggaagatgaagacTTTACTCATAAACTCGACAATGTTCTCTGCGGTATACCCGACATGCTTAATATGG AAACAAAGACGCTTCAGCCGCAAAACGTAGAGCCGTGGAACAGTGTGCGCGTGACCTTCAACATTCCGCGGGATGCTGCTGAACGACTCAGGCTACTGGCTCAGAACAATCAACAGCAACTACGAGACCTTGGAATTCTTTCAGTGCAAATTGAAG GGGAGGGGGCCATCAATGTTGCAGTGGGACCAAATCGAGGACAAGAAGTCAGGGTTAATGGACCAATTGGAGCTCCTGGCCAGATGAGAATGGATGTGGGTTATCCAGGGCAGCCTGGTCCAG GAGTAAGGATGGCAAATCCATCAATGGTGCCCTCAGGCTCAGCCATGGCAGGCCAAGCGCTGATGCCAGGCAATAGTGGACAGATGCACCCACGTGTTGCAAGACCATCTTCACAGACAG ATGTCATGGATCCAATGATGGCAGGCCTGTCAGTTCAGCAGCAACAGCAACTTCAACATCAACAGGCTGGTCCCCATGGGCCAATTCCTCCCCAGGCTGCCCATCATCTGCAGGCTTTGCAAGCCGGTAGACCAATCAACCCTGTGGCTTTACAGCAGCTTCAGCATCATCACCAACAGCAACATGCCCAACAGCAAGCCCATCTCTCCCAGCTTGGACCCAGACCCCCATTCAATCCACCAGGCCAGATGGCAATGCCTGCTGGCTGGACCCCCTCTGGAGTCCTCCAGACACCAGCTGTGCAAGGAGGCCATGCCTGGAGAAAACCTCCACCTCAAGGCCAAATGGTTCAACGCCCTCCTTCCCTTGCTACTGTTCAGACACCCAGTCATCCACCACCACCTTATCCATTTGGTAGCCAGCAGGCAGGTCAGGTGTTCAATGCAATGGGACAAGGACAGTTGCAGCAGCAACAAACAGGGATGGGTCAGTTTGCCGCACCTCAGCCAAAAGGGCCACAGGTTGGCCCGAGTGGTGTCGTGGGGCAACCTAGACCTCCTCCACCGATCCCACAGACAACTGGCCCCCAGGGAAACCTTACTGCCAAGTCCCCAGGTTCCTCATCATCTCCTTTTCAGCAGGGTTCACCTGGAACTCCCCCCGTGATGGCTCAAAGGCCTACAACTCCACAGGGTTTTCCGCAGGGTGTTGGTTCACCGGGAAGAGCAGCACTCACCCAACAAGGTAACATTCAACAAGGATTCATGGGAATGCCCCAACACGGACAATCTGGGACACAAGTTCATCCAG GGATGCCAAAGCGGACAATGGGTTTTCCAACCCCAAACTTTCCTCAAGGTCAGGTGGGCACTACAACACCAGGAGTCCCTGGTGGAGTATCTAGTCAGCAACTACAGACTGGCCAGACAATGACCCACACAG GAGTGCAGCAGTCATCTTCCACACCAAATTCAATCCATGCTCAACCCAATGTTCTGGGTGTACAAAGTGGCATGCCAAGCCAGTCCCCTAGCACAGCTACTGGGCCTAGCATGCCCCAtcaacagcagcaacagcagcagcagcagccgaGCCTTCAGACCCCTATGATGGGCCTCCAGCATCAGGCCCAACCCGTGTCCTCCTCCCCCAGCCAGATGGTTCAAGGCCAGGGTGGAGGTCAGACTGTCCTCTCGAGGCCCCTCAGTCAAGGGCAGAGAGGGGGGATGACCCCACCCAAGCAAATGATGCCTCAGCAAGGCCAGGGGGTGATCCATGGGCAGGGTCAGATGGTTGGAGGTCAAGGGCATCAGGCAATGCtcctgcagcagcagcagcagcagcaacaacaacagcagcagcaacagcagaatTCAATGATGGAACAGATGGTTGTCAACCAACTCCAAGGCAACAAACAGCCATTTGGAGGAAAAATTCCTCCTGGGATCATGCCTGGCCAGATGATGCGTGGGCCCTCACCAAACGTTCCAGGTAACATGGCGCAGTTCCAGGGCCAGGTTGGTCCGCAGCAAATGACACCacaacagcagcaacaaatGGCTCatcttcaacaacaacaacagctacaACAGCAACttcaacagcaacaacagcttcagcagcagcagcaacaacagcagcaccACCAGCAGATGAATCAGCAGCAGCCTCAACAGGTTCCACTTGCTGGCAATCCCAATCAAAACATGGGCATGCATGGGCAGCAGTTGAGACTCCCTGCTGGTCATCCACTCATTCAACAACAGTTGCAACAGCAGCAATTACAGCAGCAGCAGAAACAGCAGCAGCAAGTTATGttgcaacaacagcagcagcagcaacaacagcaacaacagcaacaacaacagcaacagacAGTTCAACCACACCCACATCAATTGGGAGACTCCAATAGTGGGACGGGAGATTTGGGGGTCCAACAGATGGTTCCTGAGATGCAGGTACAGCATGCACAAGGAATTATGGGGGGCCCTCAGCACATGCAAATGGGAAATGGACACTTTGCAGGTCACGGCATGAACTTTAATTCCCAATTCCAGACTCAGGTTCCAATGGGGGGACCATGTGCACAGGCAGGTGGGTTTCCTGTCAGTAAAGATGTAACATTGACAAGCCCCTTGCTGGTAAATCTGCTGCAGAGTGATATCTCAGCCAGCCAGTTTGGACCAGGAGGCAAGCAAGCAGGTGGGGGCAATCAAGTCAAACCGAAAAAGAAGAAACCCCCGCGAAAGAAGAAACCAAAAGATGGAGAAGGGCCCCAGCAAGTTGAGGGACCTGG TGGTCTGGATGGGACTGGTACTATGGAGGATTCAGAACTGCAGAACTTTGGTGGCGAACAGGGTTTAGGCCTCGATAACCCGGGGCCAAAGCTTGCCGACTTTACCAATAGACCTGCAG TATTCTCAGGTCAACCTGGTGATCAAAGGATACTCCAGCAAGTACCAATGCAGTTCatgcagcaacagcagcaacaacaggTGCAGCAGCAGgtgcaacaacagcagcagcagcagcagcagcaacaacaacaacaacaacaaattcagcacatgcaacagcagcagcaaattcagcaacaacaacaacttcagCAGCAATTACAACAACAGCAAATGCAACAACAGCACATGCAACAGCAGATGCAACAGTTGCAGATGCAAAGTCTCCAGAATCCTCAAGTACAACAGGGCATGACAGGTCCACAGACGCCAGGTCAAGGCCAATCGCAAGTCCCCCATCAAATCCAGCAACAGCAGGGTCAGCAGCAACATCTACAACATCAG caacagcagcagatgTTGATGATGCTTAAGATGCAGCAAGAGCAGAAAAATCGCATGGCCGTCACTCCAGGAGGTCAAGTTCCTCCTCGTGTCGTTGGCAATCAACCTGAGGCCCAGAGGCTGCCAGTCTCTCAGCAAGGGAACATGCCAGTGATGATCAGTCTTCAAGGGCATGCAAGTTTGGCACATCCACCTGACAAAACTAGAGGGATGCCACTGATCATAAATCCTCAG CTTGCAAGTGCTGCAAGGCGAATGTCACTTCCTGATTCAGGGCAAGGTCCCCAAGGGTCTGGATCTGATGAGACCGCTTCTGGGATTCACCCAAAGCAGGACAGGCCAAGTGGTGCAGAAATGAGCATGCAGCCTGGAAATGGCACCCAACAGATGATGGCCAATCAGAGTTCCACGACACATTTGATGAAACAAGGCCCTGGTCCATCTTCAGTGGCCCAGCACACTGGCGCTAGCCCCCAACAACAGTTGCCAACTCAACCTCAACAAGGAGGACCTATGCCtggcattcattttccaaatgttccCACCACTTCACAGAGCTCCAGACCAAAAACACCCAACAGAGCCAGCCCAAGGCCATACCATCACCCGCTTACCCCGACTAATCGTCCGCCCAGCACTGAACCCTCTGAAATCAACCTTTCACCAGAAAGGCTCAACGCTTCTATTGCGGGGCTATTTCCACCTAAAATCAACATTCCTCTGCCCCCCAGGCAGGCGAACTTGAACAGGGGATTTGACCAACAGGGCCTTAACCCTACAACTTTAAAAGCCATTGGGCAGGCGCCTCCAAACTTAACTTTACCTGGGAACAACAACAATGGAAATGGTGGAAGTAACGCCAGCAACAGTCAACAACCTTTCACGACTGGCCCAGGAGGTGGAGGCAATAAACTGGACAAGCAGTCTGGAGGACAAAATAAAAGGGTAAGCCCAAGCAATAGTCGTCGGTCAAGCCCAGCTTCAAGTCGCAAATCAACCACACCAAGTCCTGGAAGACAAAAAGGAACAAAACTAACCATCACCAACCCTTCCCAACCTCAACAGATTGTCAGTGCTCAAGGTCAAACTATGATGCTAAGCCCCACAGCAGTAGCATCAAATCCAGTACCTCTAGGTCCACAAACAGGTGGCAGTGCGGAGACACAACAGCCCCAAATTCCTTTCCCTGCTTCACAAGGTAATGCTGAGGGCAACAGAGAAGGCCAGGTAATGATGGCAGCAGAGCAACATCAAACAGCTCAGCCACAAACACATGCTCAGGCTTTGCGGGAATTACCTACTCCACGTAATACAAGTCCTCGTCTCCCCGCTCCTCCTCAGCCCAAACCTGACTTAGATTTGCAAACCACGACAGTCGATAGGCAGCCAACACAGAAAGCGGCACCACACAACTCTGGGGGACCAGTTGCTGTCAGGGCTCCTCCCACTTCCCTTAACCAACTCCTGGATGTTCGGAACAAACCTCTTCGACCTGTGCATGGTAATATTGTTAAAGATGTCATGGGAAAAGAAAGCCCCAAGTCGACTATAGATCAAGAGAGACAACATCACTTAAATGCTCAGAGTACAGACGTTCCAGCCCCTGTTGCTACCCCTACCACTCACACTGAAGCAGAAGCTAAACCCAAGCCTACTGTTTCAACGTCTATCAGCAGTCAGAGCACTCATCTAAACATGACCTTTAATACCACTCCCAACAATAGCCAAACCCCTTTAACCTCACCTACTATCAGTTCCAGTCCAAGTGTCACTCATGCCCTTTGTTCTGCTTTCACGACTGCCGTTGTTCAGAGTGCAAGCCCTAGCCAAGTTACTTCTACTCAGGGTAGTCATCCTTTAGTTGTTAGTAGCAGTACTAATAATACCACCTGTAGTATGAGCCAAGCCAATGTGACACTCAAACCTGGCATGGCCCCAAAACCAATTACTAGTGTTCACTCAGTCATACAGATTCCTGCTTCGTCAAGTTCAATTTCTCCCAACCAGATCACCGTGTTTGTCACACCTAACCCAGTGACGACTGGACCCACATCTCAAGTTCCCGCCTCTATGGTATCCACAATGGTGAATGTCCCAAACAAGAATATTAGGACACAGGATACCCGGCATCAGACACCAGTCACTCGGCCACCTCAGTTTATCACCACGACTCCTGTTTTTATCAATCCGATTTTTCAGGTCCCAAATACAACGGTGTCGCCCAATACCACAGTAGTATCTCAGTCAGTCACTGTGATGGGACCTATCCAAGTCTCAACTAAAAACATACAGCTTTCAACTTCCCCGAGTCCTACCCAGTCCTCAGGAGTGAACATAAGCACATCTCAACTTGCTCGAAGCACTGTTGGACTTCCTCAGACTGTAACTAGTGTATCATGTTCCAAACCAGTTGGTGTTAATTCAGCTCCTCAGCAAATCAACCAAGGCCCTGTTAAAATAGAAACTAAAGTTGACGCTAAGAATTCAAGTCCCCCGGTGATCCAGCCATCTCCTTCAACTCCTTCAACAACCTCTTCCTTTCACCCTTCCATTGCACCTCCAACTTGCTCAAGTCCTAGCAGTATGAACACACTTGTAACGGCCCCCATGTCCCCTGCTCCCACTGTTCCCACTGCTCAGTTAAAAAGTAAGCTAATACAGGTCACTGTAGCTTGCTCTACAGCGACTGATACCCAGATACCCGCTCAAACATCCAGTGCATCCGTTCCAACAGGTGTCGTCACTCCCTCTGCTTCCTCTGGTGTTCCAAGTGAGGTAGTGGTGGCCCAGTCAACTGAAGCCAACCCAAACCCTACTACACCAGCAGCGTCCTCTCTTGTCACAGCTCCCAGTCAGATTGCTACTTCTAACCAGGCTCCATTGCTACCTACAGCTTCATTGTCAAGCTTCACCCAGGCTGCAACGTCTCATAATCCCATTTCCGGTGAAGTTATTACTACCACTGCAGTCTCCTCCACAGCCTTGCTCTCTACAGTCAATCCAGTTCAGAATCCAGTCGCATCTGTGGTTCCAATCGTTGCCACGCCTTCACCGATCCAGGAGTCCATATCCACAAATGTATCTGTTGCTAACACCAGCAGAGTGACGCTTTCTCAGACTGGACCTGTGTCTTTTGAGCCTGCCGTAACAAAAGCAGTGGATCCCGCTGAAAATATTGGGACCATGTCAG AATTTGTTCAGCAAGATGCTTCACAAGAGCCGGCCGCTGGTGAGAAGATGA CTGACGAGGTCTTGATAAGTCCTGATCAGGG ATgggcaaagaaaagaaagacgcCCATCAACTTAGTTCCCAG GGTCGCTGTGGAGAAACCCAAGGGACCAAGTAGACGCAGCTCCCGAGCAGACAAAGAGGTGGAGGAAGAGCCAGCAGCAGAAAGCAGTGTTAGGAAAAGATCGGCGAGACCTGGCACAACTACCGCTGCTGTGAAAG aaactgGAGCCAGCCCCACCCAGGCCAAGCGAAGGAAGTCAAAATAG